One Thiovulum sp. ES DNA window includes the following coding sequences:
- a CDS encoding hypothetical protein (PFAM: Protein of unknown function (DUF523); Protein of unknown function (DUF1722)), which translates to MLKIAVSSCLIGNRVRFDGGAKTFKFLLEDLSEFVEFIPFCPENSLFGSPRESIRIVSKDGNKRAIGNKSELDLTEKLENESRKVAKSFLDSGISGIIFKSKSPTCAIASVKNYLPNGFIEGKTSGLLFDEFQKEFPLLPMEEEGRLEDVWLRENFIMQIFAFDDMLKLVESAKKFSELVEFHTSYKFLLHAKNEVLYREMGNIVANREKMELSQILENYSKLFFKAISQKSSVERNINILQHMFGFVKKSVTPEEKEEFLQNLEDYKNRLVPIIVPISFLQLFAKEYKVEYLLNQKFLSPYPKKLALRSKITER; encoded by the coding sequence ATGCTAAAAATAGCCGTCTCTTCCTGTTTAATTGGAAATCGTGTCCGTTTTGACGGAGGAGCAAAAACTTTTAAATTTTTACTCGAGGATTTAAGTGAATTTGTTGAATTTATTCCATTTTGTCCAGAAAATTCACTTTTTGGTTCGCCCCGAGAAAGTATTAGAATTGTCTCAAAAGATGGAAATAAAAGAGCAATTGGAAATAAAAGCGAACTCGATTTAACAGAAAAATTGGAAAATGAGTCTCGAAAAGTTGCAAAAAGTTTTTTAGATTCTGGAATTTCTGGAATTATTTTTAAATCAAAATCGCCAACATGTGCAATTGCTTCCGTGAAAAACTATTTGCCAAATGGTTTTATCGAAGGAAAAACTTCTGGTCTGCTTTTTGATGAGTTTCAAAAAGAGTTTCCTCTTTTGCCAATGGAAGAGGAGGGTAGGTTAGAAGATGTTTGGCTGAGAGAAAATTTTATAATGCAAATATTTGCTTTTGATGATATGTTAAAACTTGTAGAAAGTGCTAAAAAATTTAGTGAGCTTGTTGAATTTCACACATCTTATAAATTTCTATTACATGCAAAAAATGAAGTCTTATATCGCGAAATGGGAAATATTGTCGCAAATCGTGAAAAGATGGAACTCTCACAAATTTTGGAAAATTATTCAAAGCTATTTTTTAAAGCGATTTCTCAAAAAAGTTCAGTCGAACGAAATATCAATATATTGCAACACATGTTTGGTTTTGTCAAAAAGAGTGTTACACCAGAAGAGAAAGAGGAGTTTTTACAAAATTTAGAGGATTATAAAAATCGACTTGTTCCAATAATTGTTCCAATCTCATTTTTACAACTTTTTGCAAAAGAGTATAAAGTTGAGTATCTACTAAATCAAAAATTTCTCTCCCCATATCCAAAAAAACTAGCTCTTCGTTCAAAAATTACAGAGAGATAA
- a CDS encoding glutathione synthase/ribosomal protein S6 modification enzyme (glutaminyl transferase) (PFAM: Prokaryotic glutathione synthetase, N-terminal domain; Prokaryotic glutathione synthetase, ATP-grasp domain~TIGRFAM: glutathione synthetase, prokaryotic) encodes MWSIEVNIAFIIDDWNDLTPNSNSGLRLIHESVSRGYKTAIIYPQNLTIRDNVVHGFVKFIQPFDKIPSSFPTFHQKVVFKEQMLPLRGFDAIFVRKDPPIDNIMLNFLDSVSDDVLIMNSVEGMRKANNKLYTTSFGDIDGDFLPVTYVSKNKEYLKKVIAESKAEKMILKPLNGFGGSGVIVLEKSAKSNTNSLLDFYIDNGAGKNYVILQEYIEGAENGDVRILLLNGEPIGAMKRVPANDEVRSNVHAGGKAEKYTLSKADLEICKKIKPHLIKDNLHFVGIDVINGKLIEVNVLSPGGIVNINRLNKVKLQSKILDFVKDHVEHRESSIKKRISFKEIVRNS; translated from the coding sequence ATGTGGAGCATAGAAGTGAATATAGCTTTTATTATTGATGATTGGAATGATCTTACACCCAATTCAAATTCTGGGCTTCGGCTGATTCATGAATCAGTTTCAAGAGGTTACAAAACAGCAATTATTTATCCTCAGAACTTAACAATTAGAGATAATGTTGTTCACGGTTTTGTGAAATTTATTCAACCTTTTGACAAAATTCCGAGTAGTTTTCCGACTTTTCACCAAAAAGTTGTTTTTAAAGAGCAGATGTTGCCGTTACGAGGTTTTGATGCTATTTTTGTTAGAAAAGACCCGCCGATTGACAATATTATGTTGAATTTTCTCGATTCTGTTAGCGATGATGTTTTAATTATGAACAGTGTCGAAGGAATGAGAAAAGCAAATAATAAACTTTACACAACAAGTTTTGGTGATATTGATGGCGACTTTTTACCTGTTACATATGTTTCAAAAAACAAAGAGTATTTGAAAAAAGTAATAGCAGAGTCAAAAGCAGAAAAGATGATTCTGAAACCACTAAATGGATTTGGCGGTAGTGGTGTTATTGTTCTTGAAAAAAGTGCCAAATCAAATACAAATTCACTCTTGGATTTTTATATTGATAATGGTGCTGGAAAAAACTATGTCATTTTGCAAGAGTATATCGAAGGTGCTGAAAACGGTGATGTCCGAATTCTACTCTTAAATGGTGAGCCAATTGGTGCAATGAAGAGAGTTCCTGCTAACGATGAGGTTCGTTCAAATGTTCATGCTGGTGGAAAAGCTGAAAAATATACTCTCTCAAAAGCAGACCTTGAAATTTGTAAAAAAATCAAACCACACTTAATAAAAGATAATTTGCATTTTGTTGGAATTGATGTAATCAATGGAAAACTTATTGAAGTAAATGTTCTCTCTCCTGGTGGAATTGTAAATATCAATAGACTTAATAAAGTGAAGTTGCAAAGTAAAATTCTGGACTTTGTAAAAGATCATGTTGAACACCGAGAATCTTCAATCAAAAAACGAATTTCATTCAAAGAGATAGTTCGTAATTCATAG